A stretch of the Macaca thibetana thibetana isolate TM-01 chromosome X, ASM2454274v1, whole genome shotgun sequence genome encodes the following:
- the LOC126946417 gene encoding endogenous retrovirus group K member 19 Rec protein-like — protein MNPSEMQRKAPPQRRKTRNQASSTLQVNKTVVSEEQMQWPSTKEAEPPTWAQLKKLTQLVEKSLKSTRSTGVSSSSRETTTSENRP, from the exons ATGAACCCATCGGAGATGCAAAGAAAAGCGCCTCCGCAAAGACGGAAAACCCGCAATCAAGCATCATCGACTCTTCAGGTAAACAAAACGGTGGTATCAGAAGAACAGATGCAGTGGCCATCCACCAAGGAAGCAGAGCCACCGACCTGGGCCCAACTAAAGAAGCTGACACAGTTAGTTGAAAAAAGCCTGAAGAGCACAAGG TCTACAGGTGTATCCAGCAGCTCCAGAGAGACAACGACCAGCGAGAACCGGCCATGA